In the Cellulomonas sp. C5510 genome, GGCCGTGATGGTGGTGGGGCCGTAGCCGTCGGCGAGGAACAGCCGCGTCGCGGCCTGCGCGACGCGCGCCCGGGTCGCCACGGCCCGCAGGGTCCGCCCGTCGCCGCTGGTCACACCGCTGGTCACACCGCTGGTCACACCGCTGATCGTAGCGCCGCTACGGAAAGGTTCTCGTACCGCCGCTCCGGAAAGCACCGCCCGCCCGGCGGCCGCGGCACCACGGCCAGGGCCCACCGACCCCCTCCCGGCCGGTCCGCGGTGCCGAGCGGACGCGGGGACTCGCCGCGTCAACGCAGGTCGCCGCGGGTTTCGGGAGCCGCGCTCCGACTACTCAGGCCCCGGCCGCCAGCAGCACCAGCAGCGCCAGGTTGAGTGCCACCACCAGGGCGACGACCACGACCAGGACCGCCTGCAGCCGCGGGCCGTTCGCGTACGCCCCCAGCAGGCCCCGGTCCCGGTTCAGCCGGACCAGCGGCAACGCGGCGAACGGGATGCCGAACGACAGCACCACCTGGCTGACCACCAGCGTCCACGTCGGGTCGGCACCGACCGCCAGGAGCACGAGCGCCGGGACGAGCGTGATCGCCCGGCGGAGCAGCAGCGGCACCCGGCGGTGGATGAGGCCCTCCATGACGGCCGCACCCGCGTAGCAGCCCACGGACGTCGAGGCGAGGCCCGAGGCGAGCAGCCCGACCGCGAACACCACGCCGATCCCCCCGCCGAGCGCGTCGCTGATCGCCGCGTGCGCCCCCTCGATCGTGTCCGTGCCCTCGACGCCGCGCAGGTTCGCCGCCGCCAGCAGGAGCAGCCCGATGTTCACCGTCCCGGCGACACCCAGCGCCGTCCCGACGTCCCAGCGCGTGGCGCGCAGCAGGCCGGCGCGCAGCTCGGGGGCGGGCGACCGGCCGAACCGGTCCCGGCTCAGCGCCGAGTGCACGTAGATCGCGTGCGGCATCACCGTGGCGCCCAGCATCGACGCCGCGAGCAGCACCGAGTCGGTGCCCGCGAACCGCGGGGCGAGGCCGGCGAGCATGCCCGCGGGGTCGGGCGGCCCCAGCAGCAGGCCACCCAGGAACCCGACGACGATGACGACCAGCAGCGCGACGACGAGCCGCTCGAACCGCCGCTGGCCGTAGCGGTCCTGCGTGGCCAGCAGCAGCATCGACACCACGCCGACGACGAGCCCGCCCGCGACGAGCGGGAGACCGAACAGCAGGTGCAGCGCGATGGCGCCGCCCACGACCTCGGCGATGTCCGTCGCGGCGGCCACGACCTCCGCCTGGGCCCAGAACGCCAGCCGGGGCCCGCGCCGCATCCGCCGGCCCAGCAGCCCGGGCAGCGACTCACCGGTGACGATGCCGAGCTTCGCCGACTGGTACTGCACCAGCACCGCCATGGCGTTCGCGGCGACGAGCACCCAGAGCAGCAGGTACCCGTACCGGGCGCCGGCCGTGAGGTTCGCCGCGACGTTCCCCGGGTCGACGTACGCGATCGCGGCGACGAACGCCGGACCGAGCAGCGGCAGCACGCGCCCGCGCGACACCGCGGCACGATCCTGAGTGCTGGTCACCACACCTCCAATTTCGGTCGTCCGAACTCATCCTAAGCACACCCCACCCCCGCCGCCGCCCACCCCCTCCCGCGAGTTCGGCAGGTCGTGTGCGAGGTCGGCACCCGGAGCTGCCGACCTCGCCTGGGACTGCCGAACTCGGCGGACGGGACCGGACGGGACCGGACGGGACCGGACGGGGCCGGACGGGCGGGGGTCAGGGGGTGGCGGGGGCGACCTCGCGGCGCCAGCGGCCCGCCTCGTGGGTGAAGCCGACGCGGCGGAGGTAGTCGCCGGAGTCCTGCGCGTCGTCGACGACCACCAGCAACCGCAGGCCCGACCCGGCGAACGCCCCGCTGCGGCGGTACACGAACTCGCCGGGCGCGAAGTCGCGGAACCGGGGCGTCACGTAGTCGAGCTGCACCTCGCCGACCCCCTCGCCGGCGTCGCGCACGACGACGACGCCGACCGTCTCGTCGCCGTGCAGCACGAGGTACGCCCACCGCGCGCCGGGGTCGTCGAGCGCGAACGACGGGTAGTACCGGGCGATGTCGTCGGCGTGCACCCCGAGCACGTGCCGCAGGTAGTCGTCGCGCGGGCCGACGGGCACCACCTGGTAGACGTCGGCGTCGTGCCGCTCGCGGGTGAGCCGCCACAGCCAGTAGGCGTCGATCACCGCGATCACGCCGTTCATGGCGGCGAACGGCCAGATCTCGACCACGGCGTTGTAGCCGGCGGCGACCACGGAGCCGGCGAAGTTCATCCACCGGAACCGCAGCACGCGGGCCTGCATGAGGGACACGACGACGAGGACGGACCCGGTCCACCCGATGATCTCCAGCCACGGCATGGCGTGACGCTACCGCCCGGTAGCGTCACCGCACGATCCTGTAGCGCGACTACCGGAACGTCGTGGCCGCCGGATGTGCGGGCACCGGCCCCGGCACGTCAGCCGCCGAGCACCGCCACCGACCCCTCGTCGGCCGCCACCCGCACGCGCGCGCCGTCCGCGGGCACGCCGCCGCGCGCCGGGGTGGCGGCGACCGCCACGCCCTCCGGCTCGATGACCGCGACGAGCTCCAGGCGACCGCGGCGCGACCGGCGCCCGGTGACCCGCGCGTCCCGCACCGGAGCGCCCTCCCCCGCGGACTCCCCCGGGGCCAGCACGCGCCAGCCGCCCGGCGCCACGGCGAGCGTCCCCGCCAGCAGCGGGCCGTCGGCCGGCGGGGCCGCCGAGCCCCGGTCCGCGGCGGCGAGGAACGTCCGGTACCCCAGGAACTCCGCGACCTGGCGCCCGGCGGGGCGGTGCCACAGCTCCTCCGGCGGTGCGACCTGCAGCAGCCGGCCGGCCGCCATCACCGCGACCCGGTCCGCCACGGCGAACGCCTCGTCCTGGTCGTGCGTGACGAACAGCGCGGTCGTCCCGGTGGTCACCAGCACCCGCCGCAGGTCGTCGGCGAGCCGCTCGCGCAGCGACCGGTCGAGGGCCGAGAGCGGCTCGTCCAGCAGGAGCAGCCCGGGGCGCGGGGCCAGCGACCGCGCGAGGGCGACCCGCTGCCGCTCACCCCCGGACAGCGTCGCCACCGGCCGCGGGCCGTAGCCGGGCAGGCCCACGAGGTCCAGCAGCTCCGCCACCCGGGCGGTGCGCTCCGCGCGGCCGAGGTCCCGCAGCCCGTACGCGACGTTGCCGGCGACGTCGCGGTGCGGGAACAGCTGGCCGTCCTGGAACACCAGGCCGAACCCCCGGCGGTGCACCGGCACGGGTGCGAGGTCCTGCGCGTCCCACAGCACCCGCCCTGCCGTCGGCGGCTCCAGCCCGGCCACCGCGCGCAGCAGCGACGACTTCCCGCAGCCCGACGGGCCGAGCAGCGCGAGCACCTGCCCCTGCGGCACGTCCAGGTCGACGCCCGCGACCGCCGTCACCCCCGCGGCACCCCGGGTCGCCCCCGGGTACCGCACCTCGAGGCCCCGTACCGCCAGCCCGTCCGTCACAGCTCTCCTCCCACCGGGCCGCGCAGCCGCTCCGCGACCGCCATCACCCCCGCCGTCAGCAGGGCCAACACGACCCCGGCCGCGAGCGCCATGCCGTAGTTGTCCGCACCCGGCTGGCCGATCAGCCGGAAGATCACGACGGGCAGCGTCGGACGGTCGGGCCGGGCCAGGAACGACGTCGCGCCGAACTCGCCGAGCGACACCGCGAACGCGAACCCCACGGCGAGGCCGGCGGAACGCACCGCGAGCGCCCCGTCCACCGTCGCGAGCACGCGGCCGGGACCGGCACCCAGCGTCCCGGCGGCCTCCCGCAGCCGCGGGTCGACGGCGCGCAGCACGGGCAGCACCGTGCGCACGACGAGCGGCACCGCGACGACCGCCTGGACGACCGGCACCAGCACTCCCGTGGTCCGCAGGTCCGTCGCGATGCCGAACGGGTGCCCGAGCGTCAGCAGCGCCCCGAACCCGACCGTCACGGCGGACACGCCCAGCGGCAGCATGAACACGCCGTCCAGCACCCCGACGGCGCGGCGGGCCGCCGTGCGCCGGGGGCGCCGCGACACCAGAAGCGCCACGAGGCAGCCGACGACGAGGGCCAGCACCGTGGCGTCGACCGCCGCGCGCAGCGAGTTGCCCAGCGCCTCCCAGACCGTGACCGTCAGCGCGTTCCGTCCGCCCGTGGTGCCGAGCGCGCGGTAGTGGTCCAGGCCCCAGCCGTCGCCGGTGCGCAGCGACCCGAGCAGCAGGGCGGCGAGCGGCAGGGCGAGCAGCACCAGCACCACCGCCGTGACGACCGCCGGCAGGGGGTGCGGGCGGCCGACCGCCCGGACAGGCGTGTCGACGAGCGACAGCGCGCGCTCCCGCCGGGCCCGCGCGCGGCCTGCCACGGCGAGCGCGGCGACGACCACCACCACCTGCACCACCGACAGCACCGAGGCGGCCCGCAGGTCCAGGAACTGCGTCGTCTGGATCCAGATCTCCGTCTCCACGGTGCCGAACCGCATGCCGCCGAGCACCAGCACCGTCCCGAACGCCGTCGCGCAGAACAGGAACACCAGCGAGGCCGCGGACGTGAGCGCCGGGGTGAGCGCCGGCAGCGTCACCGTCAGGAACGCCCGCGCGGGCGACGCGCCGAGCGACCGGGCGGCCTGCTCGGGCCGCGGGTCGAGGCGCTCCCACAGCCCGCCGACGGTCCGCACGACGACCGCGTAGTTGAAGAACACCAGCGCGGCGACGATCGCGGCGAACGTCCCGTCGAGGTGCAGGAACCCCAGGGGCCCGTTGTCCCGCAGCAGCGCCCGGAACGCCACGCCCACCACGACCGTCGGCAGCACGAACGGCACCGTCACGAACGCGCGCAGCACCCCGCGCCCCGGGAACCGGCTGCGGTACAGCACCGCCGCACCGGGCACGCCCAGCAGCACCGAGATCACCGTGCCGAGGGTCGCCTGCGCCAGCGTCAGCCCGACGATCCGCCAGGTCCGCGGTCGCCCGAGCACCTCCGCGAACCCGGACAGGTCCAGCGACCCGTCGACGACGAGGCCGCGCCCGACGAGCGTCAGCACGGGCCACGCGAAGAACACCCCGAGGAACAGCAGCGGCACCGCGGCCGCCACCGCCCACGCCGTCCCGCGCGCGACCGCCCAGCCGCGCCCGGGCGCGGTGGGCGCGGTGGGCGCGGCCGGGGGCGGCGCGGGGACCCCCGGAGGGGTCGCGCGCGCACCCGTCCCCGGCCGGCCGGAGCCGGTCGGGGACGGGTGCGTCAGCGGGCGGGTCACGGCGTCAGCCCGTCACCAGGTCCGTCCACTCACGGACCCACGTCTCCCGGTTCGCCGCGATCTCGTCGAGCGGCACGGTGTACGGCTCGTCGGCCAGCGGCGCCCACTGCGCCCAGTCCTCCGGCAGGTCCACCGCCGAGCTCACCGGGTACATGTACATCGACCCGGGGATGTCGCCCTGCACCGCGTCCGACAGCAGCCAGTCCACCAGCCGGCGCGCGCCCTCGGGGTTCTGCGCGCCCGCGAGGACGCCGGCGTACTCGACCTGCCGGAAGCAGGTGCCGAGCAGCGCGCCGGTGGTCGGCTCGCCGCCGCTCTCGGGGATCGTCTCGGGCGGCGACGACGCGTAGGACAGCGCGATCGGCCGGGAGCCGCCGCCGCCCCCGCCGGAGAAGTCGGTGTAGTACGCGTCCGACCAGCCCTCCGCGACCTTCAGGCCGTTCGCCGTGAGGTCACGCCAGTACTGCTGCCAGCCGTCCTCGCCGAACGCCCCGACGGTCGCCAGCAGGAACGCCAGCCCGGGGCTGGACGTCGCGGCGTTCGTCACGACGGTCAGGTCCCGGTACGCGGGGTCGGTCAGGTCCTCGAGCGTCGCCGGCTCCGGGACGCCCCGGTCGGCGAACCAGGCGTGGTCCACGTTGAGGCACACGTCGCCGAGGTCGACGGCGGTCAGCGACCCCGAGTCGTCCGGGGCGTACGGCTCCGCGTCGGCCGCGGCCGGCACCTGCGACGTGTAGGGCTCCAGCACGCCCTCGTCGATCGCCCGCGACGCGAACGTGTTGTCGATCCCGTAGACGACGTCGCCCAGCGGGGCGTCCTTGGTCAGGATGAGCTGGTTCACCAGCGCCCCGCCGTCACCGGGCGCGACCTGCGTGACGGTCAGCCCGGTGTCCGCCTCGAACTGCTCGAGCAGCCCGTCGCTGACGTGGAACGAGTCGTGGGTGACCAGCGTGACCGACCCGCCCGCCGTGCCGTCCCCGCCCGCGGACCCGCCGGACGGCGACCCGCCGGTGGCCGAGCAGGCCGTGAGGGCCAGGGCCGCGACCCCCAGGGCCGCGGTGTGCCGGATGGTCCGGCGTGCTGCGCGCGTGCGCGCCATGCGTCCTCCTCGATGTGCAACCGAGGGGGTCGCCGCGCGTCGTCCGCCCGCGCGCGCTGCCGCACCCGTGCCGACGACACGAGGCGACTGAGATCCCGACTCCCTACGCCGGTGCTAACCGGATCAGGTGCGAGGGTCTGCGGTTCCGTCCGCACTCTCAGCGTCGGTCGGGCGCCACCTCGCGGCGGCGGTCCGGGACGCTCCCCTGTCGTTCGGGGCCGACCCTACACCGCCGTCCCCGACGCCCCCAGCCGCCGCCCCCGCGCGACTGCGTGCGCCGGGGTGACCTGCGGTGCGGCACCCGCGGGGCTAGCGTGGGGCGCAGCACGCACGCGCCCGCACGACACCGCACCGACGCAGCAGGAGGAACCGTGGCCGACGAGGAGACCCAGTCCACGTTCGCGAAGATCACCGGCCTGGTGGTGGCGGGCGCGGTCGCGTGGCTCGCCGGGAAGGCCGTGGACGCCGCCTGGAAGGCCGCCGTCGGCCACAAGCCGCCGAAGCCGGAGGACGACGCCGACGACATCCGCATCGGCGAGGTGGTCGCGGCCTCCGTGATCACCGCCGGCGCCGTGACGCTGGCGCGGGTGTTCGCCACGCGCGGGACCAAGAAGTTCGTGCAGCGCGTCGACAGGAACCGGCGCCTGCCGCACGCCTGACCAGGCACGGAGGTCCCCCTCCGACCGACCTGCGCCCCGCTAGGCTCGAGCGTCCCGCTCGCCGACGAATGCGCAGGTCAGCCCGCCATGCCCGCGACGCCAGCCCGGCCCGCACGCCGCTGTGTCCAGACCGTCGACGACGTGCTCGACCTCATGGACCACCTGTTCGCCGAGCAGGCCGACCGGTGGTCGGACCGGGGCGGCGCGGACTTCTGGGACCGGTTCTACGCCGACCGCGGCCGGGGCGTGCCGTTCTTCCGCTGGGCCCCGGACGAGAGCCTGGTGGCGTGGCACGCCGACGGCCGGCTGCCCCTCGGTCCGGGCACCCGGGTGCTGGAGCTCGGCTGCGGGCCCGGCCGCAACGCCGTCTGGCTCGCGCAGCAGGGCTGCACCGTCGACGCGCTCGACCTCTCGCAGGCGGCGCTGGACTGGGGACGGGAGCGGGCCGACGAGGCCGGCGTCGACGTCCGGTTCGCCCGCGCGGACGTCCTCACGTGGCAGCCGCCGGCGGAGCAGTACGACCTGGTCTACGACTCCGGCTGCTTCCACCACCTGCCGCCGCACCGCCGGCTGACGTACCGCGGGCTGCTGGAGCGGACGGTGCGCCCCGGCGGGCGGTTCGGCCTGGCCTGCTTCGCGACCGGGCACGACGGGCGCGGCGGCACCGAGGCGGACGACGCCGACCTGTACCGCGAGGGCGGGCTCGGCGGCGGGCTCGCCTACGGCGCCGACGACCTGCGGCGCGCGTTCGGCTGGCTGGACGAGGTGGAGCTGCGCCGCATGCGGTCCGGCGACCCGGCGACGTTCGGCGAGGACTTCCTCTGGGCGGCGATGTTCCGCCGGTGACGGCACACCGCCGGGGCGGGCACCGGACGCCCGCCGCCGGGGTCAGCCCGGGCGGCCGGACGCACCCGGGGCACCGTGCGCGTCGTCGTGGTCGTCGTCCTCGTCCCCGTCCTGCGTCCCCTCGCGCTCCGACGCGCGCTCCTGCGCCTCGGTGAGCTCGTCGACGACGAGCAGGTCGCGGCGCACCTTGCCCGTGCGGTAGCCCGCCCGCCCGACCAGGTGGGCCGCGACGGGCGCCGTGAGCATCTGGAACAGCGCCACCAGGATCAGCGCCCACACCGCGCCGCCGGACCGCAGCCGCAGCGATAGCCCGATGAGCACCA is a window encoding:
- a CDS encoding Nramp family divalent metal transporter gives rise to the protein MTSTQDRAAVSRGRVLPLLGPAFVAAIAYVDPGNVAANLTAGARYGYLLLWVLVAANAMAVLVQYQSAKLGIVTGESLPGLLGRRMRRGPRLAFWAQAEVVAAATDIAEVVGGAIALHLLFGLPLVAGGLVVGVVSMLLLATQDRYGQRRFERLVVALLVVIVVGFLGGLLLGPPDPAGMLAGLAPRFAGTDSVLLAASMLGATVMPHAIYVHSALSRDRFGRSPAPELRAGLLRATRWDVGTALGVAGTVNIGLLLLAAANLRGVEGTDTIEGAHAAISDALGGGIGVVFAVGLLASGLASTSVGCYAGAAVMEGLIHRRVPLLLRRAITLVPALVLLAVGADPTWTLVVSQVVLSFGIPFAALPLVRLNRDRGLLGAYANGPRLQAVLVVVVALVVALNLALLVLLAAGA
- a CDS encoding ABC transporter ATP-binding protein — protein: MTDGLAVRGLEVRYPGATRGAAGVTAVAGVDLDVPQGQVLALLGPSGCGKSSLLRAVAGLEPPTAGRVLWDAQDLAPVPVHRRGFGLVFQDGQLFPHRDVAGNVAYGLRDLGRAERTARVAELLDLVGLPGYGPRPVATLSGGERQRVALARSLAPRPGLLLLDEPLSALDRSLRERLADDLRRVLVTTGTTALFVTHDQDEAFAVADRVAVMAAGRLLQVAPPEELWHRPAGRQVAEFLGYRTFLAAADRGSAAPPADGPLLAGTLAVAPGGWRVLAPGESAGEGAPVRDARVTGRRSRRGRLELVAVIEPEGVAVAATPARGGVPADGARVRVAADEGSVAVLGG
- a CDS encoding ABC transporter permease; amino-acid sequence: MTRPLTHPSPTGSGRPGTGARATPPGVPAPPPAAPTAPTAPGRGWAVARGTAWAVAAAVPLLFLGVFFAWPVLTLVGRGLVVDGSLDLSGFAEVLGRPRTWRIVGLTLAQATLGTVISVLLGVPGAAVLYRSRFPGRGVLRAFVTVPFVLPTVVVGVAFRALLRDNGPLGFLHLDGTFAAIVAALVFFNYAVVVRTVGGLWERLDPRPEQAARSLGASPARAFLTVTLPALTPALTSAASLVFLFCATAFGTVLVLGGMRFGTVETEIWIQTTQFLDLRAASVLSVVQVVVVVAALAVAGRARARRERALSLVDTPVRAVGRPHPLPAVVTAVVLVLLALPLAALLLGSLRTGDGWGLDHYRALGTTGGRNALTVTVWEALGNSLRAAVDATVLALVVGCLVALLVSRRPRRTAARRAVGVLDGVFMLPLGVSAVTVGFGALLTLGHPFGIATDLRTTGVLVPVVQAVVAVPLVVRTVLPVLRAVDPRLREAAGTLGAGPGRVLATVDGALAVRSAGLAVGFAFAVSLGEFGATSFLARPDRPTLPVVIFRLIGQPGADNYGMALAAGVVLALLTAGVMAVAERLRGPVGGEL
- a CDS encoding thiamine ABC transporter substrate binding subunit, translated to MARTRAARRTIRHTAALGVAALALTACSATGGSPSGGSAGGDGTAGGSVTLVTHDSFHVSDGLLEQFEADTGLTVTQVAPGDGGALVNQLILTKDAPLGDVVYGIDNTFASRAIDEGVLEPYTSQVPAAADAEPYAPDDSGSLTAVDLGDVCLNVDHAWFADRGVPEPATLEDLTDPAYRDLTVVTNAATSSPGLAFLLATVGAFGEDGWQQYWRDLTANGLKVAEGWSDAYYTDFSGGGGGGSRPIALSYASSPPETIPESGGEPTTGALLGTCFRQVEYAGVLAGAQNPEGARRLVDWLLSDAVQGDIPGSMYMYPVSSAVDLPEDWAQWAPLADEPYTVPLDEIAANRETWVREWTDLVTG
- a CDS encoding DUF4235 domain-containing protein, giving the protein MADEETQSTFAKITGLVVAGAVAWLAGKAVDAAWKAAVGHKPPKPEDDADDIRIGEVVAASVITAGAVTLARVFATRGTKKFVQRVDRNRRLPHA
- a CDS encoding cyclopropane-fatty-acyl-phospholipid synthase family protein — encoded protein: MPATPARPARRCVQTVDDVLDLMDHLFAEQADRWSDRGGADFWDRFYADRGRGVPFFRWAPDESLVAWHADGRLPLGPGTRVLELGCGPGRNAVWLAQQGCTVDALDLSQAALDWGRERADEAGVDVRFARADVLTWQPPAEQYDLVYDSGCFHHLPPHRRLTYRGLLERTVRPGGRFGLACFATGHDGRGGTEADDADLYREGGLGGGLAYGADDLRRAFGWLDEVELRRMRSGDPATFGEDFLWAAMFRR
- the mnhG gene encoding monovalent cation/H(+) antiporter subunit G, with the protein product MSTDTLADVVAAVCLLGGALLALAAGIGVLRFPDLLSRMHAGTKPQVLGLVLVLIGLSLRLRSGGAVWALILVALFQMLTAPVAAHLVGRAGYRTGKVRRDLLVVDELTEAQERASEREGTQDGDEDDDHDDAHGAPGASGRPG